A region of Sulfurovum sp. DNA encodes the following proteins:
- a CDS encoding F0F1 ATP synthase subunit C, translating into MKKFFLLFLALGAVAFANEGEAMVQAYSVVAAGVGLGLAALGGAIGMGHTAAATIAGTARNPGLGGKLMTTMFIALAMIEAQVIYTLVIALIALYANPFL; encoded by the coding sequence ATGAAAAAATTTTTCTTACTCTTCTTGGCACTTGGTGCTGTTGCTTTTGCTAATGAAGGTGAAGCTATGGTTCAGGCTTACTCTGTAGTAGCTGCTGGTGTTGGTCTTGGTCTTGCTGCACTTGGTGGTGCGATTGGTATGGGACACACGGCTGCTGCAACAATTGCTGGTACTGCTAGAAATCCAGGACTTGGTGGTAAATTGATGACAACCATGTTTATTGCACTTGCAATGATTGAAGCACAAGTTATCTATACGCTAGTAATTGCACTTATTGCACTCTATGCAAACCCTTTCCTGTAA
- a CDS encoding HU family DNA-binding protein, with product MTKAEFVELVQENGEFETKVAAERAVKAFIDSVTKALVKKESVSLVGFGTFSTAEVAEKTGTVPGTNKQYTKPAHTAPKFKFGKTLKDAVAAGK from the coding sequence ATGACAAAAGCAGAATTTGTTGAGTTGGTACAAGAAAACGGTGAGTTTGAAACTAAGGTAGCAGCAGAGAGAGCAGTAAAAGCATTTATAGACTCTGTTACCAAAGCATTGGTAAAAAAAGAGTCTGTTTCTCTTGTTGGTTTTGGTACATTCTCTACAGCAGAAGTTGCTGAAAAAACTGGTACAGTACCAGGGACAAATAAGCAATATACAAAACCAGCACACACAGCACCAAAGTTTAAATTTGGTAAAACACTTAAAGATGCTGTAGCAGCTGGAAAGTAA